The proteins below are encoded in one region of Bifidobacterium catenulatum DSM 16992 = JCM 1194 = LMG 11043:
- a CDS encoding isopeptide-forming domain-containing protein, whose amino-acid sequence MLDLHSGSEYGAARIADMIAAAVTIVLTVLAAFGSMVPYAQANSFGALTINAVWDRDTASPKLLVGDTYSIVRVATVTTNNDGSVSSYKTVGDFSGLTADWERLTSSEYHDAAKKLATHAAKNKLYQHSGTTNVAGQLTFQNLPLGLYLVSRTSSAKANKAYDCDPFLISIPGSGDTSADLNITVEPKFSTETPVVPPENNPSEEPGNPGLIGHTGAAVGSIAAAAGLMLLVAFILFRLRMRRRIRDVNSAGKSHTDDCTMK is encoded by the coding sequence ATGTTAGACCTGCATAGCGGAAGCGAATATGGTGCGGCGCGCATTGCTGACATGATTGCCGCCGCCGTTACTATCGTCCTCACTGTTCTTGCAGCCTTCGGCTCTATGGTGCCGTATGCGCAAGCTAATTCTTTCGGCGCTCTCACCATCAATGCCGTATGGGACCGAGACACGGCTTCGCCTAAATTGCTTGTCGGCGATACCTATTCCATCGTGCGCGTCGCCACCGTCACAACGAACAATGATGGTAGCGTCTCCTCATATAAAACCGTCGGCGATTTTTCCGGGCTCACTGCCGATTGGGAACGCCTGACATCAAGTGAATATCACGATGCTGCCAAGAAGCTCGCTACGCACGCGGCGAAAAACAAGCTGTACCAGCATTCCGGCACCACTAACGTAGCTGGTCAGCTCACTTTCCAGAATCTGCCGCTCGGCCTATATCTGGTCTCCCGCACGAGCTCGGCGAAAGCCAACAAAGCATACGACTGTGATCCGTTCCTCATCTCGATTCCTGGCAGTGGAGACACATCCGCTGATCTCAACATCACAGTAGAGCCGAAATTTAGCACTGAAACTCCTGTTGTCCCGCCCGAAAATAACCCGAGCGAGGAGCCTGGCAATCCTGGCCTTATCGGTCATACGGGTGCCGCCGTAGGCAGCATTGCTGCGGCAGCGGGGCTCATGTTACTTGTTGCGTTCATTTTGTTCAGATTGCGCATGAGGCGCCGCATACGGGACGTCAATTCGGCCGGCAAATCCCATACAGATGATTGCACGATGAAGTGA
- a CDS encoding ATP-binding protein: MTPITNALPDIPRSYTAICEWAACMVYIAVLYRRVPLQRSIIVSAAGLLLLTAVQYFDGSMPIWFWIIGMLLAFACMYATILLDVILTAKERACADRGITFTAVADGSLLSGMSSMDIASLFGNALDNAIEATSKLPKHEQRLIKLALYEQNHFIVIRVENYYDSRLKKDAEGNLRTTKRDDQHRHGFGVKSIRHIAQQYGGEVTIRTEDHWFVLTALIPKKTGLMAI; the protein is encoded by the coding sequence ATGACGCCGATTACCAACGCCCTGCCCGACATTCCTCGCTCATATACAGCGATCTGCGAATGGGCTGCCTGCATGGTGTATATCGCAGTGCTGTATCGGCGCGTTCCACTCCAGCGGTCGATCATCGTCAGCGCGGCCGGACTGCTGCTGCTGACTGCAGTGCAGTATTTTGACGGCAGTATGCCGATCTGGTTCTGGATTATCGGCATGCTGCTCGCATTCGCCTGCATGTATGCGACGATTCTGCTTGACGTTATTCTGACCGCGAAAGAACGCGCCTGCGCCGATCGCGGAATCACGTTCACCGCGGTCGCGGACGGATCGCTGTTAAGCGGCATGTCGTCGATGGATATCGCGTCGCTGTTCGGCAACGCGCTCGACAATGCGATCGAAGCGACGTCGAAACTGCCGAAACACGAACAGCGACTAATCAAACTTGCGTTATACGAGCAAAATCACTTTATTGTCATCCGTGTGGAAAATTATTACGATTCCCGGCTGAAGAAAGATGCGGAAGGCAATTTGCGCACCACCAAGCGCGACGACCAGCACCGGCACGGTTTCGGCGTGAAGTCAATTCGTCATATCGCGCAACAGTATGGCGGCGAAGTGACGATTCGCACCGAAGACCACTGGTTTGTGCTGACCGCGCTCATTCCGAAGAAAACCGGTCTTATGGCCATATGA
- a CDS encoding chloride channel protein — protein MNAAAGGTIGGGLNEGDGVQGARESRESQKTRESQELQNSQGTQPKIGRIPALIAAVVIVGVAIGAAAGLLTLMLYGVEHLTLGYVENSQESGPFNVPVIRRLISVTAGAAIAAVIWWLLRTRSTKVPSVKKAVNGDIMPIWQTVVHVLLQIFIVGTGMSIGREVAPRELGAMFGQRFARWVHLDAKDTRMLVAITAAAGLAGVYNAPLAGTFFAVEILLADITLETVTLAFACSALASWVASLVKGTHTFYLIGETDGLFTSDYMAFALVAGMIFGAAGALFRRGSQWAEKSKPSGVGILWMLPLAGLLTGVVAIWVPQVMGNGRATAQLSFSSDVDLAVLPILLVSFLAKAIVTLLTIRSGASGGVLQPGIALGASGGALLGVLWMQVFHTNSIGMYALLGACALLAASQQAPLMAICLVMELADAPINLFVPIGFAVAVSAFVASRLGGPLAAVHLSKSAKKEAN, from the coding sequence ATGAACGCTGCGGCAGGTGGGACAATTGGGGGTGGATTGAACGAAGGAGACGGTGTGCAAGGAGCGCGGGAATCGCGGGAATCGCAAAAAACACGGGAATCGCAGGAGTTGCAGAATTCTCAAGGAACGCAGCCAAAGATCGGCAGAATTCCGGCGCTGATTGCGGCGGTGGTGATTGTGGGAGTGGCCATTGGTGCGGCCGCCGGTCTGCTGACGTTGATGCTGTACGGCGTCGAGCATCTTACGCTCGGCTATGTTGAGAATTCGCAGGAATCCGGCCCGTTCAACGTTCCTGTGATTCGTCGACTGATTTCCGTGACCGCGGGTGCGGCCATCGCGGCCGTGATTTGGTGGCTGTTGCGTACGCGCAGTACGAAAGTACCGTCCGTTAAAAAGGCGGTAAATGGCGATATTATGCCGATTTGGCAGACCGTCGTGCATGTGCTGCTGCAGATTTTCATTGTCGGTACGGGCATGTCGATCGGTCGAGAAGTGGCACCGCGCGAGTTGGGTGCGATGTTCGGCCAACGGTTCGCGCGTTGGGTGCATCTTGATGCGAAAGACACCCGTATGCTGGTGGCAATCACGGCTGCGGCTGGCCTTGCGGGTGTGTATAACGCGCCGCTTGCGGGTACGTTTTTCGCGGTCGAGATTCTGCTCGCCGATATAACTCTCGAAACGGTGACGCTCGCATTCGCCTGTTCCGCGCTGGCTTCGTGGGTGGCGTCGCTGGTCAAGGGCACGCATACGTTCTATTTGATCGGTGAAACCGACGGTTTGTTTACCTCCGATTACATGGCGTTCGCGCTGGTTGCCGGCATGATTTTCGGCGCTGCCGGCGCGCTGTTCCGTCGCGGCTCGCAGTGGGCTGAGAAATCCAAGCCGTCGGGCGTTGGCATTCTGTGGATGCTGCCGCTCGCGGGCTTGCTGACCGGTGTGGTGGCGATTTGGGTGCCGCAGGTTATGGGCAATGGTCGCGCCACCGCGCAGTTGAGTTTCTCGTCCGACGTTGATTTGGCTGTGCTGCCGATTTTGTTGGTTTCATTCCTTGCGAAGGCGATTGTCACGCTGTTGACGATCCGTTCCGGCGCTTCCGGAGGTGTGTTGCAGCCGGGTATTGCGCTCGGCGCTTCGGGGGGTGCGTTGCTTGGTGTTCTGTGGATGCAGGTGTTCCACACGAATTCGATTGGCATGTATGCTCTGCTGGGTGCGTGCGCGTTGTTGGCTGCGTCCCAGCAGGCTCCGCTTATGGCGATTTGTTTGGTGATGGAACTTGCGGATGCTCCGATTAATCTGTTTGTGCCCATTGGCTTCGCGGTTGCGGTCAGTGCGTTCGTCGCAAGCCGTTTGGGTGGACCGCTTGCTGCTGTTCATCTATCGAAAAGTGCGAAAAAAGAGGCTAATTAA
- a CDS encoding DUF4032 domain-containing protein — translation MESLELPQMDPRVLKATSVKAEDPAAPSPEPQALKITAASSNPKMFTLPWEKPLATWPEDLLANLPRGISRHVVRFVHVGDEVYAMKEITRNVAEREYELLRRLQKLELPTVQPIAVVTGRHSREGEPLEAILVTKHLKFSLPYRALFARNLRPDTAERLIDALAVLIVRLHLAGFYWGDVSLSNVLFLRDAYAFSAFLVDAETGDLQINLTEGQREYDVDLARTNIIGELMDLSSGSLLPSDVDEIEIGNRLVDRYHSLWSALTDTDKFGPDEMWKIEKRVNKLNELGFDVDELEMKTAEDGKRVLVRPRVVDAGYANRKLLRLTGLDVQENQARRLLNDLDAYRASTWRDGEDLEIVATDWMREVFEPTVRMIPREYRSQIEPAQFFHEVLDHRWFLAESAGHDVPMAEAVKSYVDKVLPQYKLTTKDVDALNAEADSGVVDDEYTYDDPDDGYNPDDDPDAAVWAH, via the coding sequence ATGGAATCTCTTGAATTGCCACAGATGGATCCCCGTGTGCTGAAAGCAACTTCCGTGAAGGCCGAAGATCCGGCCGCACCATCTCCGGAGCCGCAGGCGTTGAAAATCACCGCCGCAAGCTCGAATCCGAAGATGTTCACCCTGCCGTGGGAAAAGCCGCTGGCTACTTGGCCGGAAGACCTGCTGGCCAATCTTCCGCGTGGTATTTCCAGGCACGTGGTGCGTTTCGTGCACGTGGGCGACGAAGTGTACGCCATGAAGGAAATTACGCGTAATGTGGCGGAACGAGAATACGAGCTGCTGCGTCGCCTGCAGAAGCTGGAACTGCCGACCGTGCAGCCGATCGCCGTGGTCACGGGCCGTCATAGCCGTGAAGGCGAGCCGCTGGAAGCGATTCTTGTTACCAAGCATTTGAAGTTCTCACTGCCGTATCGTGCGCTGTTCGCGCGTAATCTGCGCCCAGATACCGCGGAACGACTGATCGACGCACTGGCTGTGCTGATAGTGCGCTTGCATTTGGCCGGCTTCTATTGGGGTGATGTGTCGCTGTCGAACGTGTTGTTCCTGCGTGATGCCTACGCGTTCTCCGCATTTTTGGTTGATGCGGAAACCGGTGATCTGCAGATTAATCTGACGGAAGGCCAGCGTGAATACGATGTTGATTTGGCTCGTACGAACATTATTGGCGAATTGATGGATCTTTCATCCGGTTCGCTGCTGCCGAGCGATGTTGATGAGATTGAGATCGGTAACCGTTTGGTGGATCGTTATCATTCGCTGTGGAGTGCGCTGACTGATACCGACAAGTTCGGTCCGGATGAGATGTGGAAGATTGAGAAGCGCGTCAACAAGCTGAATGAGCTTGGTTTTGATGTGGATGAGCTGGAAATGAAGACCGCTGAGGATGGCAAGCGCGTGCTGGTGCGTCCGCGTGTGGTCGATGCCGGTTATGCGAATCGTAAGCTGCTGCGTTTGACTGGTCTTGATGTGCAGGAGAATCAGGCTCGTCGACTTCTCAACGATTTAGATGCCTACCGTGCTTCCACATGGCGTGATGGTGAGGATCTTGAGATTGTTGCTACCGATTGGATGCGTGAAGTGTTCGAACCGACCGTACGCATGATTCCGCGCGAATATCGTTCGCAGATCGAACCGGCGCAGTTCTTCCATGAGGTGCTTGACCACCGTTGGTTCTTGGCTGAGAGTGCTGGTCATGATGTGCCGATGGCCGAGGCTGTGAAAAGCTATGTGGACAAGGTGCTTCCGCAGTACAAGCTCACCACGAAGGATGTGGACGCCCTGAACGCTGAAGCTGATTCCGGTGTGGTCGACGACGAATACACCTATGACGATCCTGACGATGGCTACAACCCCGACGACGATCCCGACGCAGCCGTATGGGCGCACTGA
- a CDS encoding ABC transporter ATP-binding protein, with amino-acid sequence MAEVVFDHVTRIYPGNDKPSVDDLNMDIKDGEFLVLVGPSGCGKSTTLRMLAGLEEVNKGRILIGGKDVTTMQPKDRDIAMVFQNYALYPHMTVADNMGFALKIAGTPKEEIRKRVEKAAEILDLTEYLDRKPKALSGGQRQRVAMGRAIVREPKVFLMDEPLSNLDAKLRVQTRTQIAALQRQLGVTTLYVTHDQTEALTMGDRIAVIKLGVLQQVGAPTELYDRPANVFVAGFIGSPSMNINTHPVVNGKAKIGEDTVDLPAEAVNKLTAEDNNQIVVGFRPEDASLAAPDDTNAFSLKVMNVEDLGSDGYIYGNIITDGSAAEASTMMSDQNKLTTIRVNPRALPKVGDTVKIKIDPSKMHLFAPSTELRLN; translated from the coding sequence ATGGCAGAAGTCGTATTCGACCATGTTACTCGTATCTACCCGGGCAACGATAAGCCGTCGGTGGATGATTTGAATATGGACATCAAGGACGGCGAGTTCCTGGTGCTGGTTGGCCCGTCTGGCTGCGGCAAGTCCACTACTCTGCGAATGCTCGCTGGCCTTGAAGAGGTCAACAAGGGCCGCATCCTCATCGGTGGTAAGGACGTCACCACGATGCAGCCGAAGGACCGCGACATCGCAATGGTGTTCCAGAACTACGCTCTGTATCCGCACATGACCGTGGCCGACAACATGGGCTTCGCCCTGAAGATCGCCGGCACTCCGAAGGAAGAGATCCGCAAGCGCGTCGAGAAGGCCGCTGAGATCCTCGACCTGACCGAGTACCTTGATCGTAAGCCGAAGGCTCTGTCCGGTGGCCAGCGTCAGCGCGTGGCTATGGGCCGTGCAATCGTCCGTGAGCCGAAGGTCTTCCTCATGGATGAGCCTCTGTCCAACCTCGATGCCAAGCTCCGCGTGCAGACCCGTACCCAGATTGCTGCTCTGCAGCGCCAGCTGGGTGTCACCACCCTGTACGTGACCCACGATCAGACCGAAGCTCTGACCATGGGCGACCGCATCGCCGTCATCAAGCTCGGCGTCCTGCAGCAGGTCGGCGCTCCGACCGAGCTGTACGATCGTCCGGCCAACGTCTTCGTCGCTGGCTTCATCGGCTCTCCGTCGATGAACATCAACACCCACCCGGTGGTCAACGGCAAGGCAAAGATCGGCGAAGACACTGTGGATCTGCCGGCCGAGGCTGTCAACAAGCTCACCGCTGAAGACAACAACCAGATCGTTGTCGGCTTCCGTCCGGAAGACGCTTCTCTGGCTGCCCCGGATGACACCAATGCCTTCTCCCTCAAGGTCATGAACGTTGAGGATCTGGGCTCTGACGGCTACATCTACGGCAACATCATCACCGATGGATCCGCTGCTGAGGCATCCACCATGATGTCCGACCAGAACAAGCTCACCACGATCCGCGTGAACCCGCGTGCTCTCCCGAAGGTCGGCGATACCGTCAAGATCAAGATCGACCCGTCCAAGATGCACCTGTTCGCTCCGTCGACCGAGCTGCGTCTGAACTGA
- a CDS encoding DUF4143 domain-containing protein, translating into MFETLVIRDLRVYLESMGGANRIAYYRDEKGLEVDVILELVDGRWAAVEIKLSDLKVTEKNVDKLHAFKEKVCGNPLSQVREPEFMTFIVGRGDIAYRRDDGILVLPIATLGA; encoded by the coding sequence TTGTTTGAAACATTGGTGATTCGTGATTTGCGCGTATATCTCGAATCGATGGGTGGTGCGAATCGAATCGCATATTATCGGGATGAAAAAGGTCTTGAAGTTGATGTGATTCTTGAATTGGTGGATGGTCGCTGGGCTGCGGTGGAGATTAAGCTGAGCGACTTGAAAGTCACGGAGAAAAATGTGGACAAACTACATGCTTTCAAAGAAAAAGTGTGCGGAAATCCTCTATCTCAAGTTCGTGAGCCTGAATTCATGACGTTTATTGTCGGGCGTGGTGATATTGCATACCGTCGTGATGACGGCATTCTGGTGCTGCCGATCGCCACGCTCGGGGCGTAA
- a CDS encoding LytR/AlgR family response regulator transcription factor encodes MRNIRIGVVEDDPASCQLVLDYLNRYQQENGEQFTVSVFDDGARIVEKYTPVYDILLLDIEMSEMDGMAAARRIRERDDKVVIVFITAAPQYAISGYEVRALSYLLKPLPWFAFSQELKKSIDMVRRNGDDSMLIETGNGQMRLNLADILYLESIRHTIVIHTLEGKLSINGTLKDMEAKLADHHFFRSNSCYLVNLKHVTGVADQDCIMSNGEQLRVSRPRKKAFMAALTDYMGGGR; translated from the coding sequence ATGCGCAATATTCGAATCGGCGTGGTCGAGGACGATCCCGCAAGCTGCCAACTGGTACTTGACTATCTCAACCGATATCAACAGGAAAATGGCGAGCAATTTACCGTTTCCGTATTCGACGACGGCGCACGAATCGTAGAAAAATATACCCCCGTTTATGATATCTTACTGCTCGACATCGAGATGAGCGAAATGGACGGCATGGCCGCCGCGAGACGCATCCGCGAGCGCGACGACAAAGTCGTGATCGTGTTCATCACCGCTGCCCCGCAATATGCAATCAGCGGGTATGAGGTGCGTGCGTTGTCGTACTTGCTTAAACCTCTACCGTGGTTCGCGTTTTCGCAGGAGCTCAAGAAATCGATCGACATGGTGCGACGCAATGGCGACGATTCCATGCTCATCGAAACCGGCAACGGACAGATGCGCCTGAATCTTGCCGACATTCTGTATCTTGAATCGATTCGGCACACCATCGTCATCCACACGCTGGAAGGCAAACTGTCGATCAACGGAACGCTCAAAGACATGGAAGCCAAGCTTGCCGACCATCATTTCTTCCGCTCGAATTCCTGCTATCTGGTGAATCTCAAGCATGTGACGGGCGTTGCCGACCAGGATTGCATAATGTCGAACGGTGAGCAGCTGCGCGTGAGCCGCCCACGCAAGAAGGCGTTCATGGCCGCACTTACCGATTATATGGGAGGTGGCAGGTGA
- a CDS encoding SpaH/EbpB family LPXTG-anchored major pilin — protein sequence MKSLMKKVFAAAAAIATVFGLAATTVATANAADNATLTVSTTDAKFAGKTVNAYKMFSATVSGDGGSKAVSYTLTDEWKPFFKNSTASGLTGATDENVNDKANDYVSKLKDEDLVAFATKASNWAQTKTNSITADATAMVSADATNGSYTATFTDLDYGYYVVAVPGATLANASGQYATLVSVDSTNVNTDIKGDLPTVDKKVQVDGTGKDATDAKIGDTLTFTLTSTIPDMSAYDTYTFNFKDTLSQGLTFGQVTSVTVEGVTNPLTVNTDYTVTTPTVSDNTLTVAMKDFKAKQQANAGKKITVTYTATLNENAVVGGAGNTNSAKIQYSNNPSTNETGESEPSKVRVFTYGFTVDKYTGDEYTDKARRLAGAEFTLAPKNDTDSTAISFVQVSAGDGTTNAVYRVAKTGEEGATTTIITPASGKVVFQGLKNGEYTLTETKAPAGYNKLASAIGVKVNGQNNGTDTTNATVTITYNNNNGSNYDQTASNGVIPVQNKSGAILPGTGGMGTIAFTVIGVLVIALGVAWTLKRKNA from the coding sequence ATGAAATCACTGATGAAAAAGGTTTTCGCTGCCGCCGCGGCGATTGCCACCGTATTTGGATTGGCTGCGACGACAGTCGCCACGGCCAACGCAGCGGATAATGCCACGCTGACGGTCAGCACTACTGACGCGAAGTTCGCCGGTAAGACCGTGAACGCCTACAAGATGTTCTCCGCCACCGTGAGCGGTGACGGTGGCAGCAAGGCTGTCTCCTACACGTTGACTGACGAGTGGAAGCCGTTCTTCAAGAACTCCACTGCTTCCGGACTAACTGGTGCTACCGACGAGAACGTCAACGATAAAGCAAACGACTACGTATCCAAGCTGAAGGATGAAGACTTGGTTGCTTTCGCTACCAAGGCATCGAACTGGGCGCAGACCAAGACCAACAGCATCACGGCTGACGCGACCGCTATGGTATCTGCCGATGCCACGAACGGTAGTTACACTGCGACGTTCACTGATCTCGACTACGGCTACTACGTGGTCGCTGTGCCGGGTGCGACCTTGGCCAACGCCAGTGGTCAATACGCCACGCTAGTTTCCGTTGATAGCACCAATGTGAATACCGACATTAAGGGCGACCTGCCTACCGTCGACAAGAAGGTACAGGTAGACGGCACTGGTAAGGACGCCACTGACGCGAAGATCGGTGATACCCTGACCTTCACCCTGACCTCCACCATTCCAGACATGTCCGCCTATGACACCTACACCTTCAACTTCAAGGATACGTTGTCTCAGGGCCTCACCTTTGGACAAGTCACTTCCGTTACGGTCGAAGGTGTGACTAATCCACTGACCGTGAACACTGACTACACCGTCACCACTCCTACGGTCTCCGACAATACGCTTACTGTCGCCATGAAGGACTTCAAGGCCAAGCAGCAGGCCAATGCCGGCAAGAAGATCACCGTCACCTACACGGCCACGCTGAACGAGAATGCTGTTGTGGGCGGTGCTGGTAACACCAACTCCGCAAAGATTCAGTACTCCAACAACCCGAGCACCAATGAAACCGGTGAGTCTGAACCCAGCAAGGTTCGCGTCTTCACTTATGGCTTCACCGTCGATAAGTACACTGGTGACGAATATACTGATAAAGCCCGCCGACTTGCTGGTGCTGAGTTCACACTCGCACCTAAGAACGACACCGACAGCACCGCTATTAGCTTCGTGCAAGTCAGTGCCGGTGACGGTACCACGAACGCTGTATACCGTGTAGCTAAGACTGGTGAGGAAGGTGCGACGACGACTATCATCACTCCTGCAAGCGGTAAGGTTGTCTTCCAGGGACTGAAGAACGGCGAGTACACGCTCACCGAGACCAAAGCACCGGCCGGCTACAACAAGCTCGCCAGCGCCATCGGCGTGAAGGTTAATGGCCAGAACAACGGCACTGACACCACGAATGCCACCGTCACCATCACCTACAACAACAACAATGGCAGCAACTACGACCAGACCGCATCGAACGGTGTCATCCCGGTCCAGAACAAGTCCGGTGCTATCCTGCCTGGCACTGGTGGCATGGGTACCATCGCCTTCACGGTGATTGGTGTGCTGGTCATCGCGCTCGGCGTTGCCTGGACTCTCAAGCGCAAGAACGCCTGA
- a CDS encoding class C sortase, whose product MKRLRNILPLLVILGGMLILFYPTISNFLIMRNASRAVNNYDASVEALSQEQYQKVLDAAHAYNEKLAQNDAGETDALASAVNSASTDEEYNSLLNIDGDGMMGYITVPKLEETLPIYHGTSEKVLQSGIGHLKQTSLPVGGASTHAALSGHRGLPTAKLFTDLNLMKKGDKFYITILKDTYAYQVDKITTVLPTNTKQLAIEPGKDLVTLITCTPYAVNTHRLLVRGHRIPYAPQQQDDAKSTFHVDVPLQYLLPSLALIALLIAWHLWQRHERRRRQSGSAKVASGDSDSADIEPDGDLPPQPDSTNNQSHSSRRKGPGRHVRPA is encoded by the coding sequence ATGAAACGACTGCGCAACATCCTACCCTTACTAGTCATTCTCGGTGGAATGCTCATTCTGTTCTATCCGACGATCAGCAACTTCCTCATTATGCGCAACGCCAGCCGCGCCGTAAATAACTACGACGCCAGCGTTGAAGCATTGAGCCAGGAACAGTACCAGAAGGTGCTGGATGCTGCGCACGCCTATAACGAAAAGCTCGCCCAGAACGATGCAGGAGAGACCGACGCTCTTGCCAGTGCCGTCAATTCCGCATCCACGGACGAGGAATACAACAGTCTGCTCAATATTGACGGTGACGGCATGATGGGATACATCACTGTGCCTAAGCTCGAGGAGACCTTGCCGATTTATCACGGCACTTCCGAGAAAGTGTTGCAATCCGGCATCGGACATCTCAAACAGACCTCACTGCCAGTTGGTGGCGCGTCCACGCATGCGGCGCTGTCTGGCCACCGGGGCTTGCCCACGGCAAAACTGTTCACGGACTTGAACCTTATGAAAAAAGGCGACAAGTTCTACATCACAATACTTAAAGACACGTATGCGTATCAGGTCGATAAGATCACTACCGTTCTGCCGACCAATACCAAACAACTGGCAATTGAGCCCGGCAAGGATTTGGTCACGCTCATCACTTGTACGCCGTATGCGGTCAATACGCATCGGCTGCTGGTGCGCGGCCATCGCATCCCATACGCGCCGCAGCAGCAGGATGACGCCAAATCCACGTTCCACGTGGACGTTCCGCTGCAGTACTTGTTGCCGTCTCTTGCACTGATTGCCTTGCTCATCGCATGGCATTTATGGCAGCGTCATGAGCGGCGACGCCGGCAGAGTGGGAGCGCCAAGGTCGCATCTGGTGATTCTGACTCTGCGGATATCGAGCCGGACGGTGACTTGCCTCCTCAGCCAGACAGTACAAATAACCAATCACATTCATCACGGCGGAAAGGACCGGGCAGACATGTTAGACCTGCATAG